ATAAGGAAAAGGCTTTCGTTGAGCGCAGCTGGGGAAAGGCAGATCCTGATTTTTTTCAGATAAACTGCAAAGGGTGCCATGTACAGAGTTGCTTTGACTGCCATGGTTTCGAACGCCAGACCCATCGGTTGACCAGGCCCGCCACACTGAGTTGCCACTCCTGTCATCGGGGATATTATGTTGGAGCCGATTACTACGGCTATGCCCCGCGCGAGGATGCCCTGCGCTATCAGCGGGGTGCCGATATTCAGGGGGAGAAATATCTGAAAATGCGGCCTGATGTGCATCAGCGCGCCGGAATGTCCTGCGGTGACTGCCACAGCATGCCGAGCCTGGCTGCCGGAAAAAGCAGCGCGAAATACTGTCGCGACTGCCACACACCCGACCCGAAAATTATCGAACACGGAATACCTGCCCACATGGAAAGGCTCGAGTGCTATGCCTGCCACTCGGGCTGGGGCGCTCAGGAATACGGAACCTTTTTTGTTCGCTTTACGCAAAGCCCTTTTCAGGAGTACTTCCACGTCCGAACCGGAAATACCGCCGAAAATTATATCCGGAGCGCTTACCTGAAAAGGCAGGATCTGCCTCCGCTCGGCATAAATCAGCGCGGTCTTGTCAGTCCGATCCGCCCACAGTTTCTGGCCTACTTCAGCGATATCAAAGCAGAAGAGGTCGTCGGCGAAGAAAACCGGCTACTGGCAGCAGAGTGGAAGGCGTTTTTCCCCCATACGGTTCAGCGGGGAACTCCCATGTGTGACGCCTGTCATAACAGTCCACGCCGGTTTCTGCTGGAGAGCCCGGAAGACCGCATTTACCTGCCGGCAGCTGATGGCCTGGGACTGGATTCATTCTGGCAGCAAGAGAATCAGGTGATGGTCAACGGATCCTTCTACGAGCGCCAGCGATTTGATAGGATGTCACGACGTGACAGCAATTACACAAAAGCATATGTGGAAAAATGGAAACAATTTCTGGAAAACGTCGACGATTTCTCACACTAGCCCTTGGCCTGCTGACGCTTGGCGGTATTGTACGCTTTCTGCGCCCAAATATCGCCCGTCAGGATGTGCGCCTTCATGTTGATTACGAGCCAGTTCCCGCCGGTGGGGCTCTGGTCTACCGGGAATCGCGGGTCGCCCTGATCCGCAATCAGGCTGACCAGGTGTACGCTCTTGATCTCACCTGTACTCACTTGGGCTGCACACTGACGGTGACCCCATCAGAGATTGTCTGCCCTTGCCATGGAAGCCGTTTTGATCGATCCGGAAATGTACTGCAGGGGCCAGCGGAGCGCCCACTGCGTCAGCTCCATGTCTCCCGCGACGCGCAACACTGGACTGTCAGCCAATGAAAGTACATGAACCCCTCAAAGATTTCCTGGTACATCTTTTTCCGCGAGTCGTCATCAGAAAAAACCTGCGGATTCAGTATACTTTCTGCCTGGGTGGCCTGGCACTGACGTCCTTTCTGATGCTTCTTTTCAGTGGATTTCTGCTTGTTTTTTACTATCAGCCCACCAGTGAGGGCGCCTACGCGTCGATTCTTTTCCTGGAGGAACATGTGAGCGGCGGTAAATTCATCCGCAGCCTCCACCGCATGAGCTCCCACGCCCTGCTGATTCTGATCTTCCTGCACACCCTGCGTGTGATTCTGACAGGTGCCTATCGCCCGCCTCGCCAGATGAACTGGCTGATCGGGTTCGCGCTTCTCTGCCTGGCACTGTTTGCCGCCTATACGGGATACCTGCTGCCCATGGATCAGCTGGCTCTCTGGGCAACGCAGACGGGAATGGAGCTGGTGGCCATTGTGCCCGGAGGAGGCTATGTCCGCGACTTCCTGCTTCCCGATGGTATTGGTGGAACCCTCTCAATTCTTCGTTTTTACGCGCTGCATATTGTCGTACTGCCCGTGCTGATGATCATTCTGTGCGCCCTGCACTTTTATCGTATCCGCAAAGACAAAGGACTGCTGCCATACCTATGAAGCACGAATATATCAAGAGCTCACCTACTTTTTTCCAATTGATTCTGAGGGCCATGGGCGCAGCCTGCGTATTTCTGGTAACCCTGGCTCTCCTGATCCCCGCGCCACTGCAGGAAGCGGCTGATATGTCAGAGGTGCCCAACCCAGCGCACTCCGGCTGGTTTCTGCTGTGGATGCAGGAACTGGTGAGCTATTCCAACGCCTTTATTTACCTGATCATCGCCCTGGGAGTCTTTTTCGGCATGCTTCCCTGGCTCCCACGCACCCGCCCGGCAGAAAAAGCCCAGTGGTTTTCCAGGGATCAGGGAATCATCAATTCCATTACACTGATCAGCTTTGCCGGTATTCTTGTGCTGACGGTCATAGCACTTTACTTTCGGGGGGAAAATTGGTCCTTCGTTCTGCCATTCTGATTGGAGTGCTGCTGGGAAGCGTTATCCTGACGACAGATGCTGCAGCAGTTCAGCCACGCTGCATGAGCTGCCACACACCCCACTCCCAGCACCTGACCAGCTGTACCGACTGCCACCGTGGTGATCCCCGCTCTTCGCGCAAGCAGATTGCCCACGCTGGAATCATCCCGGCAGCCTATGCCCGGTTCAACCTCGATCGCTCCCAGGAAGTTGAAATGGGAAATCAGGCCATAGATTCCTTCGCGTGCCGTCGCTGCCATACGATAGGCGGGCGGGGAAACGCCCTGGCCAGCAACCTTGATCGCAGCGCCATGGCAAACGCTCCCGGCACCCTGGCCCTGGCCATAGCCTCACCGGTCACCTCCATGCCTCAGTTTCATCTGCGGGAGTCAATGATTATAAGTATCGTTAACGCCCTTTACGCCTCATCCCTGGGTGCCACACCCCCCAGCCAGGGAGAAGTTCCCCAGGTCATCTACTTTGATGATCCGAGCACCCACAGGGATGATGTTTTCACAAAGCACTGTGGCAGCTGCCACCGCGTACTGACAGCCATACGGGGCAGCCTCGGCAGTGGCGAAGTGGCACCGGATCTTTCCGGCCTGCTGACAGATTATTACCCGCACACCGCACGGGATCAGCGCCCCTGGAACAGGGAAAATCTCGAAACATGGCTGCACAACCCCCGGGAAAAACGATCGGCATCACCCATGCAGCCTCTCCGCCTCTCCCGCCAGAATCTGCTTGAACTCCTGGATATCCTGGAGGAAAAGGGCACACCGTAATTCCCATAAAAAAACCCGCCGAAGCGGGTAAAGCAGAAGAAGGAAAAAGAAGGAGAGAATTGCTTATTTTACGGGATAGCCTTCCGCCATCCAGGCATCCATGCCACCAACAACATTGGTTACGCTGGGATAGCCAAGATCAATAAGAGCTTTTGACGCGAATATTCCCCGTGCACCTGACTTACAGATGACATAGATGCGCTCGTTGACATCAACCTGAGCAGGCGCGCGGAACTCCAGCAGTCCACGGGAAATGGTCTTGGTTCCTGCAAAATCAATAACGCCGACTTCCCACTCATTTGGGTCGCGCACGTCAATGACAGTAATATTTTCGCCTGCCTCTATCATCTTATTCAGTTCCTCAACGGAAATCTCAGGCGTAACCTTGCGGGCTTCTGTCAGCAGGGCGATGCGATTGGCAATCAGGTCATCAGCACTGGAGGCAGCAACCGTAATCGGAGCCTTTGCCGCATGTCCACAGCCGATGGTGATAAAGGCAAAGAGCAGAAGGGCGGTAAACGGCATGATCCTGTTTTTCAGAAAATGCATAGTCATCTCCTTTTTTAAAAAAATCTCCAGAGCGCGGAGAAGGCGCGCCCTGGAGTTAATGAGACTTACTGGATAGTAAAGGTTCCGTCAGCACGAATCTGAATGGTTTTATCCAGATACTGAATGCCTTTGGGGAACTTCACTTTTTCATCTTCGATCACAAAGAACACGCCAGCTGCGCGGGCGCCTGTAGCACAATGGATAACCACGGGCTTGTCAGTGGGCACCTTTTTAATGGCAGCATCAAAATCGCCCATGAAATCGCCATCGGGAATGTGAATGGCGCCGGGGATCATGCCGTTCGCCACTTCGCGGGCTCCACGTACGTCGATGATAGTGTAGTTGCCGGAAGCCACGGCTTTTTTGAAGTCATCGGCTGAAATGGTAGCGCTTGCGCCAGTGGAAGGAGCCGCAACAATGCCGCTTGACTCGTTGCCCCAGGTGGGGTTTCCTGCTTTTTTCCAGTCAGGTACGCCAGCAGAGTACACTTTCACATTTTTGTAGCCCATTTTCAGAGCAGCGGAAGCGGAGAAGTGGCTCAGGTCACAGTGGTGGCCACCACACAGGAAGATCAGGTTGGTACTCTTGTCGTTGGGCAGCAGGCCTTTTTTCTGGTCAAAAATAACCCAGGGGATGGACACGGAACCGGGGATATGCTCCTTGGCATATACCAGCGCTGGACGTGAGTCCACCACAAGGACGTTTTCCTTGTCACGGGCGTCAACCATGCGCTTCACATAGGGAGTTTCACTGATCAGATAGTTGCCGGCAGCTTTCCAGCCTGGATCGCCTTCATAGTAGACTTTCACGTTGGTGTAGCCATTTTTCTTGGCAATTTCTGCTGCCTCGGGGCTCAAGTGACAAGCCAAACCACCGCAGTAGAATATGATCAGTTTATCCTTGGGCAGCTTGTTCAGGTTAGCTTCAACGGCAGCAGGGGGCATGTGGATAGAACCGGGAATGGTGCCTTCCTGGAAACGTGGCAGGGGGCGGGCATCCACCATCAGGAAGCTCTTGTTCTTCTTGAGGGTTTCCTCGATCAGAGGCGCGTCACCATACTCCTTCTTGAACAGATCCATCACTTCCTGGGTAGTGATACGCAGAGCGGGATCCTGGGGTACGTGGTTGGAGGTATCAACAGCGGATTTCGCTGCCTGACCACCACATCCCACGGCAACAAAGGCAAAAAGCAGCAGAGCAACAAAAGGCATCAGCGTTTTTTTCATGAAGGCCATAATTCTCTCCTTATTCTCTTGGTCTACGAAATATAGTGCAGGTTCGGCTTCGTGCCTTTTTCCGGCTGCAGAACACGGGCCTTGGGATTGGCCCTGAGCAGGCGGGATACAGCACTGTTGGGGTCATTCATATCGCCAAAAACACGTACCTTGGTGGGGCAGGTGTCAACGCAGGCGGGAACTTTGCCCTGGGCGACACGGTGGGAACAGAAATCACACTTGTCCGCCTTACGATTCTCGCTCATGTAGCGCGCGCCATAGGGGCAGCTGATAACACAGAGAGTGCAACCAATACAGGTGCTCTTGTTCACCACTATGACACCGTCTTCTCTGGCGTAGGTGGCCTTGACGGGGCAGACGGGTACACAGGGGGGGTTAGCGCACTGGTGACACTGCTCAGGCTGAAAGGTCTGCTTCAGGTTCGGGTAGGTGCCTTGGATGCCTTCAGTTCCGATCCAGTTGCGGCGCACGTCCTGTTTGCCTTTGGCATCAATGCCATTCTCGCGCTTGCAGGCCACATCACAGGCCTTGCAGTCAATACACTTGTCCGGGTCGAGGACTATGGTCCAGCGTTTATTTTGTGCCATGGGTTACACCTTCCTGATCTCAACGAATGTTTCGTGCATGGCAGCATTACCGGAGATTGATTCGTAATGAGACTCCAGAATCTGCGACTGGGTAGCACCGCGCCCATAGACCAGAGGCTGTCCTTTCGACAGACTGCCATACCCATGGGCGTAGAATACGCAGTCGGGGCGGATGGCCTCGGTGACCTGAGCCTTGATACGCGCCTCGCCACCAGTGCGGTTTCTCATGAGCACTTCATCGCCGGAGCTGATTCCCATCTCCTTGGCCTTGGCGGCATTGATCCATACGGTATTCTCGGGCATATGCCAGTTCAACTCGGGGAAATTGGATGTCATGGAGTGGGTATGGATGGCATGGCGACCTACGATAAAGCGGAACTGGTTGCCAGCTGGCTGTTCAGGCTTGCGATAGACGGGCATGGGATCAAATCCACGGCTTTCAAAGTCCTCACTGTACAGTTCAACCTTGCCAGTTGGCGTATTGATCCTGTTTTTGCCACTGCGATAGGCACCGATTGGTGCCGTGCGGCCATCGGTGTAGAAGGCTTTTTTCTTCAGCATCTCCAGAGCACCGGGCAAACCGGATACCATATCCCTGGTATGGCTTTCCACATCGCCACTGAAGTACTCATCAAGGGTAAAGCCGTCTTCATCCTCAAAGTGGGCAGCCAGTCCAACGGAAATTTCAAAGCCGGACTTGGTGTCATACATGGGCGGTATCAATGGCTGGCGCAGAGTCAGCGTGGGCTCAATACCGTTTACCCCATAGGCATTAGGCGGATCAAGGCGCTCAAGGTAATTGGTTTCCGGAAGCACAACATCGGCAAACCAGGCCGTATCACTCATGAAGGTGTCTATGCAGACAATAATGTCCATCTTTTTAAACAACTCCATGGTCTTGTTACGGTCGGGTACCGAGTCAACCACGTTCTGCTTGTAGATAAACAGTCCGCGGATGGCATAGGGATCACCCTTGAGGGCGCGGTCGCGCCAGGGAATCCAGGCCCCATCGCGGGGATTCAGAAAGGTGACGTCATCCGCCTCCAGGCGCGGCTTGGGATCAGTGTACCAGGCGGGCTCGTAGAAGTAACTCTTTGTGGGAATGGCAATATTGGGAATCAGTCCACCGGGGCGATCGAAACTGCCCACAATGGCATTGACCATGGCAATGGCGCGGCGGGTCTGCACATCATCAACCAACCAGGAAGAACGACGACCGGGATAGAAAACCGCACCGGGAGTTTTGGCAAATTCACGGGCGATTGCCTGAATGTCGGCAGCCGGAATATCCGTTTCCTTCTCCGCCCACTGGGGAGTGTACTGCTTGACGTGTTCTGCCAGCTTGTCAAATCCTTCACAGTGCTTGCTGACAAAATCCTTGTCGTGAAGGCCTTCGCCAATAATCACGTTCATCATGGCCAGGGCAAATGCCATGTCAGTGCCCGGCTTGATGGGATACCACTTGCTCGACTTGGCCGCTGTCTTGGTAAAACGAGGGTCGAGGCAAATAATTTTTTTACTTTTATCTCCAAACATATCCATGGTGTCAGGGGTAAAGATGGATTCAGCCCGATCCGCACCCGCCAGGATAATGTAAGGGGAGTTCTTCACATCTGCGCTGGGATAGGTACCAAACACCGACATGAAGCCACGGATAACGGAACTCAGGCACAGCGTGGGGTGGCGCAGGGAGTTGGGCGACCCGAACACTTCGCGGAACTGGTTCCAGTAATGCTCGTGGTAGGTTCCTTCGGAGGAGACAAAACCGATGCAGGCGCGGTTTCCATTTTCCTCTTCAACTACTTTGTTGGTCTTTTCGGCAATATAGGCAAAAGCCTCTTCCCAGGAAACCTTGCGCCATTTCCCTTCACCGCGTTCGCCTGTGCGGATCATAGGGTGCTTGACGCGATCGGGATCATAGGGAGTCCAGGCACCAGCGTTGCCGCGAGCGCACATCATACCCCTGGCCTTCGGGAAGTCGGGCTCAGGCTCAAGGCGCTTGATAACGCCATTGACCACCTGGCCACGGAAAACACATTTGTTGGTACAAATGGCACAGCTGGAGTTGACATAGCGCACCTGTGGCGCGGGTGAGCTCTCCTGGGCCTGGCTGACATACCGAAAACCCGGCACGGCTCCCATGGCTCCAAGCGTGGCAACCGAGCCCTGGAGAAATGTTCTTCTGGTGAAACTCATAGGTACCCTCGTATTCGTTTCTTTTTCATATGCTGATTTTTCTGCTGGAGATGCTTGCCAAGTCCTCCAGCAATTGCTGAAGGTAGCGCGCCGCTTCCAGATAGAGTCCGCTGTCATCATGGGACTGCAGGCGCTGCACAAAGGCCTCGGGCCAGAGGGAGAAGTAATCTTCGAGATGGACTTTTACATGTTCCGGTGCCATCTCGTTTTTTATCATCATGGCCAGCACTTCAAGCATCATGGGGATATAGTCCGGCGGATAGGAACGATCCAGTTCAATGCCACTGGAGCGTGCCAGACCACTGAAAGCCTCCATAAAGTCCAAGCGGTTCACATCCAGATAACACCCAGCAAAGGGAGGGGCTTTTACCCCTCCCAGGTCATTGACAAACAAGCGCACGTAGATGCTTTCCAGATCATTCAGTTCAAAACCCGCTGCCTGGGCCCACGCTTCCGCAGGATAGGCAAAGGTGTCAGCCACCTTCAGCAGCTCATGAGCAAGATCTTCCGCTCCTACCAGCACTTCAGTTGGCTCCATCAGCCGCAGGACTCAGGCTTCTGGTTCATGGGGTTGTCGGAGTCGGAAGCATGCTCGTAAAGGAACTTGTACACATGTCCGATGATGCGCTGGTTCAGTCCGGAACCGCCACAGGGCAGTTTGCCCTTATCGCTGGTGAGCATTTGCTGCCATTCCGCACGGGTATGCGTTCCGGGAACAGGAATAGGATCTTTGCAGTCACGAGCCTGACCGGTAAACCACGCCCACTGGCCACGAGCAACGTTGCCATTTTCCCAGCCACTGAGGTCAAAGGCAAAGGATGGAATTGTGAAAAATAGGGCAACCATGGAAACAAGCAGAAATTTTTTCATCTCTAAACTCCTTTGGAAATTTCAAGGCACTCATTGCCTGAATTGACATTGTATGATGGCAATATAGTAATATTTCACAAAAATTCAATATAAATCGGCCCAAAGGTACCTATTCTTTCAGGGAAGCTCTTCGAAAAGGCCGCCAGCAGAAATACTCACACGTCTTAGATTCCCGGCATGGTGAGCGACTGAAGATCGGCATGGTTATGTGAAAAAGTTCTCGACAAAGGCCGCGGCTTCCCTCTAAAATGCCACAACAAAAACGATTACTATTCCCCCTATGGAGTCACATCATGCCACAAGGTTTCAAACTGCCGCTTCTTGTCATCCCCTCTGTCTCCATCATACTTTTCCTGACGGCATCTTTCCTGGTAAGTCATATGGATGCAAAAGTTATTATCGCGTCGATACTCTTCATATTAACTATAATATCGATTCTCTTTCAGGTTCGCGCAGCAAAAGCCAGCAGCACTCCTTCAAAAGAGCTTCAGGCGGCCATTCTGCGCGATCCCGGCAACCTTGCCTTTCGCCTCAGGGGGCCTGCTTCCGCGCCATTCAATCAGTTTCTTGATTTTCTGTGCAGCCACATCAACCAGCTCAAGGGCGCTTCCGCAAGCCTCCAGCAGGAAACCGCCTACATGGGCGACACCGCCGCAAGCGTCACCACGGAGTTCAGGCATAAGGTCAGCAGCATCAACAACGTCGCAAAGGCCATGGAGGCCATGGCCACATCATCGCAGGATGTCATGCAGACCCTCCAGGATATGATCGAAAAAACCGATTTCGCCAACAGTCAGACTTCCGAGGGGAAAAAGCAGCTGGAAATGGCCACACAGAATATCGGGGTCATCAAGGCCAAGGCACAGAGCCTGGCGAGCACTATTCAGGAGCTCAGCCAGTCTTCCGGAAAGATCAGTGCCATCCTCAATGTCATCAACGATATCGCCGACCAGACAAACCTCCTGGCCCTCAATGCCGCCATTGAAGCCGCAAGGGCCGGGGACTCGGGGCGCGGTTTCGCCGTCGTCGCCGATGAGGTGCGAAAGCTGGCGGAGAGAACCCAGAACGCCACCAAGGAAGTCAGCGTTATCATTAACACCCTCTACTCAGAAACCGAGAGCGCGTTCAAGGAAATGGAAGAGGCCAACAAGAGTGTCGACGAGGGGGTCGAGGTTATTGAAAAGGCTGAAGCCGTATTCAACGATATTGTGGATTCCGTCCAGGAGATTGATCAGGCAAACGGCATGATCGGTTTTGCCATCAAGGAGCAGGACAAGCTGATTCAGAAGACCAACAGTGATCTGCAGCAGATGGCTGCCGGCCTGGAGAAAAGCACCATGTCACTGGCGGATATCACCGACACGGCCATGGGCCTCAAGGAAGCCACTGAACAGCTGGAGAGAACCCTCTCCCAGCTGCGTACCAGCGACCACGAACCGGTCGCTACTGCCGGCGCTCCCAAGGCGCTGGCGCCCGTGACCAGCAGCAGACCTGCGCACCCCAACGGGAAAAACCATGACGGGCCGTTTTTTGTCTGGAACGATAAGCTGTCGGTAGGGATAGAGCACTTTGACAACCAGCACAAACAGTTGCTCTCCATTGTCAACCGTCTGGCCAGCGCCGTAAAAAAGGGCGAAGGCAAGCATGTTCTGGCGCCTACCTTCGAAGAGCTGCTGCAATACACCACCACCCACTTCAGAGACGAAGAGGCCTATATGGAAAAGCATGGGTACAGGGACATTGAACACCATAAGCAAATCCACGCCGATCTGGTGCAACAGGCGCTGAGTCTGAAGTCGAAGTTCGACGAAGGTGACCTGATGGTGGCTGCTGAAACCCTGGAGTTCCTCAAGAAGTGGCTCTCCAACCATATCCCCAAAGAAGACAAGCAGTATGGAGCCATTGGCAAACCTTTTCACTGAAACACTCCTGAAGGGAATCTTTTCCACCAAAAGCTCTCCTCCAATGTGGAGTATCCTTACTCGACAAAAGGAATTCCTTCCCTTATAAGTGAAGGTTGATGACACTATTTCCCCCGAGGTTGCCCGCATGAAACAGAACATTCAGAGTCTTCAGGTCACAATCTGTGCAGTAACCCTTTTCATCGTAAGTCTCTTACTGCTGCGATACACCTCGGTGAACCCGCTGTGGATAGTGTTTGTCATCACCATAGCCATGACCGCGCTTGCCCTGATCTACGCCCGCAAAGCCAACAGCACAGCGGATGAATACAGCACCCGGCTTCCCATTCTGCGCGATCCCGGCAACCTTGCCTTTCGCCTCAGAGGGCCTGCTTCCGCGCCATTCAATCAGTTTCTTGATTTTCTGTGCAGCCACATCAACCAGCTCAAGGGCGCTTCCGCAAGCCTCCAGCAGGAAACCGCCTACATGGGCGACACCGCCGCAAGCGTCACCACGGAGTTCAGGCATAAGGTCAGCAGCATCAACAACGTCGCAAAGGCCATGGAGGCCATGGCCACATCATCGCAGGATGTCATGCAGACCCTCCAGGATATGATCGAAAAAACCGATTTCGCCAACAGTCAGACTTCCGAGGGGAAAAAGCAGCTGGAAATGGCCACACAGAATATCGGGGTCATCAAGGCCAAGGCACAGAGCCTGGCGAGCACTATTCAGGAGCTCAGCCAGTCTTCCGGAAAGATCAGTGCCATCCTCAATGTCATCAACGATATCGCCGACCAGACAAACCTCCTGGCCCTCAATGCCGCCATTGAAGCCGCAAGGGCCGGGGACTCGGGGCGCGGTTTCGCCGTCGTCGCCGATGAGGTGCGAAAGCTGGCGGAGAGAACCCAGAACGCCACCAAGGAAGTCAGCGTTATCATTAACGCCCTCTACTCAGAAACCGAGAGCGCGTTCAAGGAAATGGAAGAGGCCAACAAGAGTGTCGACGAGGGGGTCGAGGTTATTGAAAAGGCTGAAGCTGTATTCAACGATATTGTGGATTCCGTCCAGGAGATTGATCAGGCAAACGGCATGATCGGTTTTGCCATCAAGGAGCAGGACAAGCTGATTCAGAAGACCAACAGTGATCTGCAGCAGATGGCTGCCGGCCTGGAGAAAAGCACCATGTCACTGGCGGATATCACCGACACGGCCATGGGCCTCAAGGAAGCCACTGAACAGCTGGAGAGAACCCTCTCCCAGCTGCGTACCAGCGACCACGAACCGGTCGCTACTGCCGGCGCTCCCAAGGCGCTGGCGCCCGTGACCAGCAGCAGACCTGCGCACCCCAACGGGAAAAACCATGACGGGCCGTTTATTGTCTGGAACGATGAATTGTCTGTGGGAATCAGACGCTTTGACGATCAGCACAAAAAGCTGGTCAGCATCATCAACAAGCTGGCGAACGCCGTCAAGCAGGGAGCCGGGAAAAGTGTCCTCGACAATGTCTTTGACGAACTGCTGGACTACACCGTAACCCACTTCGAAGACGAGATTTCCCTGATGAAGAAGCACGGCTACCACGAAGCACCACAGCATCAGGAAATCCACGACAGCCTGGTACGACAGGTTCTGAAACTCAAGGAAAAATTTGACAAAGGTGATCTGCTGGTGGCAACGGAAACCCTGGATTTTCTGCGCAACTGGCTCTTCAAGCATATCCGCCAGGAAGACAAGAAGTACAGCAGCTTCTTCCAGTCAAAAGGGATGTAGAAAAACTCCCCTACCGCTTGCCGGTACTGCCAAGCCCTTTGCCACCGCGCTGGCTGGGAGCAAGCTCCTGCACCTCTTCCAGCTCGGCCCGCACCACGGGAGCGATAACCAGTTGGGCAATGCGGTCCCCCCGGGCAATGTTATAGGGTTTTGGCCCGAAATTGCGGACGACCACATGGACTTCACCGCGATATCCCTGATCCACCGTACCGATTTCAAAGGAGAGGTGAGTATTGAGGATCATGCCGGAGCGTGGTCGTATCTGCCCTTCATAGCCTTCGGGAACTTCCAGACAGATTCCGGTCAGCACTTTGGCCACATCGCCGGTATTCAGAAGAACGCCGTGGGCGGCAAACAG
This portion of the Desulfurispirillum indicum S5 genome encodes:
- a CDS encoding TorD/DmsD family molecular chaperone, coding for MEPTEVLVGAEDLAHELLKVADTFAYPAEAWAQAAGFELNDLESIYVRLFVNDLGGVKAPPFAGCYLDVNRLDFMEAFSGLARSSGIELDRSYPPDYIPMMLEVLAMMIKNEMAPEHVKVHLEDYFSLWPEAFVQRLQSHDDSGLYLEAARYLQQLLEDLASISSRKISI
- a CDS encoding bacteriohemerythrin, which gives rise to MIGFAIKEQDKLIQKTNSDLQQMAAGLEKSTMSLADITDTAMGLKEATEQLERTLSQLRTSDHEPVATAGAPKALAPVTSSRPAHPNGKNHDGPFFVWNDKLSVGIEHFDNQHKQLLSIVNRLASAVKKGEGKHVLAPTFEELLQYTTTHFRDEEAYMEKHGYRDIEHHKQIHADLVQQALSLKSKFDEGDLMVAAETLEFLKKWLSNHIPKEDKQYGAIGKPFH
- a CDS encoding bacteriohemerythrin, which produces MKQNIQSLQVTICAVTLFIVSLLLLRYTSVNPLWIVFVITIAMTALALIYARKANSTADEYSTRLPILRDPGNLAFRLRGPASAPFNQFLDFLCSHINQLKGASASLQQETAYMGDTAASVTTEFRHKVSSINNVAKAMEAMATSSQDVMQTLQDMIEKTDFANSQTSEGKKQLEMATQNIGVIKAKAQSLASTIQELSQSSGKISAILNVINDIADQTNLLALNAAIEAARAGDSGRGFAVVADEVRKLAERTQNATKEVSVIINALYSETESAFKEMEEANKSVDEGVEVIEKAEAVFNDIVDSVQEIDQANGMIGFAIKEQDKLIQKTNSDLQQMAAGLEKSTMSLADITDTAMGLKEATEQLERTLSQLRTSDHEPVATAGAPKALAPVTSSRPAHPNGKNHDGPFIVWNDELSVGIRRFDDQHKKLVSIINKLANAVKQGAGKSVLDNVFDELLDYTVTHFEDEISLMKKHGYHEAPQHQEIHDSLVRQVLKLKEKFDKGDLLVATETLDFLRNWLFKHIRQEDKKYSSFFQSKGM
- the dut gene encoding dUTP diphosphatase, with the protein product MKVKIMRLSHCYSLPQYNHPGDSGMDLFAAHGVLLNTGDVAKVLTGICLEVPEGYEGQIRPRSGMILNTHLSFEIGTVDQGYRGEVHVVVRNFGPKPYNIARGDRIAQLVIAPVVRAELEEVQELAPSQRGGKGLGSTGKR